A stretch of DNA from Limanda limanda chromosome 16, fLimLim1.1, whole genome shotgun sequence:
CCAGTTCTCCATTGTTCTCTTTGGAAACTACAGGTCCTCTTAAAACACTGAAACATCACAATGAAAGAAAGATGTCTAGATAGATGAGATGGAAGTCTCGCCACCAGAAAAACTACAAAGCTGTGCTAATGGATAATATTTTAAGTATTTGTAAATATTTCGAATACTGTGTTTCCCATAACCATTCGTTATGGGATAATATTTTCGAATTAATTTTTTTCCAGACATAGCAGGCTTTGACACAGCTTATCGGTTTAGTTTGATGCAGCTTCCTCTAAGTGTAATGTTTCCTACTTTTATCTGTGATATCCCAGAATGTACCTTTATCCTTAAGCTACATCCAAAACAATAACCatcttatattttttaaattctgcAAATAATTTAGCATcgaacacacacaaccaaaataGCTCTGGTCAAATACACGTGACAGAATTAGAAGAGTCTCAGCTCTGATTGAGTGAATAAGTCACATCACAGGACGTTTGCTGGCACCTAGAGGCCAGTCGTGTGTACTGCACCTTCTGTCATCCACAGTGTGAATATCAAGCAATCAGGCTcgaaattatattattaatcaGTCAGTGTCAGTGACTAATTACTGGGTTTAACAAATTCATGTCAACAGAAGAAAGAACTGACTGCTCTGGGACATGTAAACAGGTTTATGGATGGAATAATagtaataactttatttacggAGCACAAAGTACACAGTGCTGCACACTAGAaaacaaatggttaaaataCAGAAGGACAGGACATgataatagaaataataataataatagagatCAGAGACCAATAAAAGCCTGGCATCCCAAGGAGATTCAGGACCATGCAAATAATATAGAAATTTGTATTGAAATGTTCAGTGGAATCATAAATTAAATGTCCAATTCATCACATAACATTTCATTCTGCATCACCAAAGCTCCACATCTCGGAGCAGCTGCAGTGATTGTGCTTAAGGTTCAGATTCTGTTGCTGCAGATTCACTTCTTTCATTATATAGAGTTGAACAAGGTTCAGAGGAGATGCTCGTGAGGAGTTCTCAGGCGTCGCCCACCACAGTCTTTGGTGTGTGTGCTCTGGAGGCTTCGGCTCCGGCCTCCACGTGGCCCCCTGCTGTGCTCGGTGCTGGCTCCTTGCTCTTGGCTGCGTTCTCACTCTGAGCCCGGTTCAGTTTCTCCCTCTCCAGAGCTTTCTCCATCTCGGTGTAGTAGTCCAGAGCCTTCCGGACGGGGTCTATTATGTGGTGCTGCAGGAATCAGGAAAGAAATACAAATGATTTATCACATCTCCCAGAGGAAATCGAAACCCCAAAGGTATATATACGTTTGTATTGTTGAACATCACTGACCTCCAGGCAGGGGAAGAGGTTGGCCAGTTCGATGAAGAGCGGCAGGAGAACAAATCGGATGAAGCCGGTTTGAGATGAAGGTTTTGTTACTTTGTCCCGATCCATGAAGGGAGTGACTGGAAGACCCTCCAGCTTCTCCACGTCactctgaggacagacacacagggggacAGCTGGTTTCAATGGGACCAATGCATTTTTTACCCTCTTTTAAAAAACCACCAAAGTGAAGTTGAGGTCAGAAGAACTACCTGGTTGTAGAATTCCTGCAGAAGACAATCCAACCAGGGCTCAGCCACCTCCATGGGCCGGGCCTCGTTGGATATGTCACTGACTTTGATCAGGATCATCATGAGCTGCAGACACAAGGAGGCGTCAcaccaggaggagagagaacatgatgtgtgtctgtgtctgtgtgtgtgtgtgtgtgtgtgtgtgtgtgtgtgtgtgtgtgtgtgtgtgtgtctgctgcccTCTCACCACATCTTTGTGGTCCTTGTTGGTGAAGTGGAAAGTGGGCAGGATGGCCTTGAACTTGCTGAGGATGTCGTTGTGGCTCGTCATGTCAGTGGCCAGGATGCATCTGCAGCGACAACAGATCAGGAGGAGTTCTGTGTGATGATCAGTTATCAAGAGGGAAAGGAAATGTGTTCGCTGAGAGAAGTAAGAGAGCGGTGATCTCACTTGATGATTCCCTCTCTTGTCTGCTTGTATTTATCCATGGGCAGATTTCTGAAGATGTTGTTCTCTGTCTACACAACAGGAAAGTCTCCTTAGTTCAAATCCCTAAATTAGTTTGAATCCATTAACtgaatgtatgtttttaaaGCAGCAGGGGCAGAATGTTAGACCCTCACCTTCTCCAGGATCTCAAAAGCTACAGCACAGTGATGGTTCTCGAGTGGAGAGATGTCGTTGTAGCGAAGAGCCAGTTCAGTCCGAGCGTTTATCTGGAAAAGGTCAAATGTCAGGATTGGCCTCCAGGACTGACCGGCCGCTCGGCGGGTGGAAGCACAAAGAGGGAGTTGTGTACCTGATAGGCATTGTTGTATCCTGTGTGGTCAAGGTCGTGGCACACTGCAGAGGTCAGCATGATCAGCAGGTCGATGGCATCCAGCTTACTCCTCAGGTCCGTCAGCCAGATCAGACCATACATCTGTTCAGAATGGTTTGAATTtttatagagcttttctagtcttgatttaacttaaacacacacactcacacagacacacacagagagactcaCCATCTGGGTGACACAGAAGCAGTGCTTGAAGTTGTGGAACGGGATGTTGTTGTATCTTCGGTAAACCTCGAACAGAAACTGCTGCAGCACCTCAGGCTCGATGTTGAACGTGGCTATGAAATCTAAATCTGTGTACAtgacctgcagcagcaccatGATCTCTGCGTCCTCCcactgcctgcacacacacacacacacacacacacacacacacacacacacacacacacacacacacacacacacacacacacacacacacacacacacacacacaaacacacacaatacaacatTATGGGATTTACCTTTTAACTTCTCTGTGCAAAATGAGCACTAATTAAAAATTAAGGAAAGTATAAAGACGCCCTCACAGATTGAAAAGCAGGAAAAGTCAAATATATCACAAGCTAACAAACATAAATGATAAGTGCATCTTGTGCACATGCAGCATGGCATCATCACAACACTACACATTCAGAATCACCTGACTGGGGTTCAGTGTATTTACGATGTGTCAGGaaagcaccccccccctctaaaGATTTTCATTTCTATTCAAATCAAGCCAGAGGTTCTGTTATCATTTGTAAAAAAGGTGATATTCTCCTTTTAAATCTCACATCCTAAAGAAAGGCCGACATTGTATGAATCAAATCTAGATTTAATAGTGAAGGTATCTCACAAAACAATTGATAGAAGTATTGTTCAAAGCTAAATATATGTGAATCATCAAATCCCTCCTAGtatatatttatgaatatatatgtgtatatggaggcctatatgtaaatgtatatttatatgtacTTGTATAGCTATatgtatgtgtttatatttcaaatatataaaatgatttACTATGTGACACCATGAGCTCCAGGCCTTGTTTTGCATCCTGTGCTTCCTTCTAACATCTATTCATCTCCATCATCCTGTGTTTGctttaaaagcaaataaattggacaaataaaataatgacatgcacttcctgtcggtgaagCCCACTTCAAACGCGCTGTGTTGATTAAGCCTTTTATGAAGACGCTCTTTTGATTTGCGAGCACTCGGCCGACCCATTCATATTGAGATGAGTGTGTCAATCAGGAGAAAAGGGCGAaggctcccctcctcctcctcctcctcctcagaggaAGAGGTGATCACTGGGCGACCATCTGCCTCACTGTCTGTGCACCGAGCAAACAGGTGCTGGGTGTTTGTTGTTGATCTTCACAGACACGTCGATGTGATGAGCACAGGTGATATTCACGTTAGGT
This window harbors:
- the si:dkey-219c10.4 gene encoding LOW QUALITY PROTEIN: high affinity cGMP-specific 3',5'-cyclic phosphodiesterase 9A (The sequence of the model RefSeq protein was modified relative to this genomic sequence to represent the inferred CDS: substituted 1 base at 1 genomic stop codon), yielding MATKILYFTVSGKPEQAEFPVDCPAQDVKDLFRSAAEAGPHDILKLYNPKGNIINISPGLEPNSPSCCYKLEVVALHMHTXCLKTSLMMCDFRLQGLEKKILTEAGETPAVVNEMMKQVDSFREKLESVEHLSWLGLFKDLSEGNHKPSPFYHKRTLRKTREECEHVRVKFLQMSSLEVSEEVRQYLKTPTFDNWQWEDAEIMVLLQVMYTDLDFIATFNIEPEVLQQFLFEVYRRYNNIPFHNFKHCFCVTQMMYGLIWLTDLRSKLDAIDLLIMLTSAVCHDLDHTGYNNAYQINARTELALRYNDISPLENHHCAVAFEILEKTENNIFRNLPMDKYKQTREGIIKCILATDMTSHNDILSKFKAILPTFHFTNKDHKDVLMMILIKVSDISNEARPMEVAEPWLDCLLQEFYNQSDVEKLEGLPVTPFMDRDKVTKPSSQTGFIRFVLLPLFIELANLFPCLEHHIIDPVRKALDYYTEMEKALEREKLNRAQSENAAKSKEPAPSTAGGHVEAGAEASRAHTPKTVVGDA